TTGTCGTCCGGGGTCGGCACGTTGTAGTCGAGGCCGGTGGTCATCGGGGAGCCGAACTCGTCCGCGACCGTCCGGCCGGCGCAGTCGCCGATGCGTTCCTTGAGGTCGGCGACCCACTGGTCGTAGGTGGCGTACGACTTCCAGAAGCCATAGTGGTGCAGCGACAGATAGGTGCCGGCCAGGCGCGGGTCGGCGCAGACGGAGGTGACGTGGTCGTTGTAGCCGGCGCCGCTGACGAAGACCCGGTCGCGCGGGACGGAGGAGTAGGTGTCCAGCCACTTCGCGGCCAGGTCGGCCCACTCGGTCTCGGTGTAGCCGTGCGGCTCGTTCATGGGCTCGAAGTAGACCCGCGAGTCGTTCTTGTACGTGTCGACGACTCTGTTCCACATGGGCCAGTAGGTGGTGGTGTCGTCGATCAGGCCGTCCTTGCGCTCGCCCGTTCCCTCCCAGTAGGAAACGATCACCTTGAAGCCCTGGTCGGAGGCCGCGTCGATGACCCCCTGGTAGGAGTCCCAGTAACTGCCGTTCACCGTGTACGGGTTGATGGGAAGCCGGACGGTGTTGGCCCCGAGGTTGGCGCGGAAAGCCGAGATGATCCGCTTCGCCTTGCTGTACGTCTCGCGGTAGCTGTCGGTGGTCAACAAGCCGGAGAGCTGGAGCTCGTCGTCGGCGAAGTTGTCCCGGGGGT
The DNA window shown above is from Streptomyces sp. NBC_01445 and carries:
- a CDS encoding glycoside hydrolase family 5 protein, yielding MARTRRISSAVAVAAAALGVAALSAGPATAAPRADTTQFKGVNWADPRDNFADDELQLSGLLTTDSYRETYSKAKRIISAFRANLGANTVRLPINPYTVNGSYWDSYQGVIDAASDQGFKVIVSYWEGTGERKDGLIDDTTTYWPMWNRVVDTYKNDSRVYFEPMNEPHGYTETEWADLAAKWLDTYSSVPRDRVFVSGAGYNDHVTSVCADPRLAGTYLSLHHYGFWKSYATYDQWVADLKERIGDCAGRTVADEFGSPMTTGLDYNVPTPDDNFVNYLQAVTDTFRELKMGSVYWPGLRSDDTYSLQTLTGTEDRPWLATTNQSGADRLAWAWGRGEAVGD